The region CTACAGAGAAGTCTTTCGCATAATTCAATGGCCGACTCACGGGCATGATCGCATTCGGATGATCTAGGGAAGCAGAATCCATTAGACCCGCGGTGATGGTGTGCAACGTCATGACCGCATTGTCTGGCACGGCAGCGCCCTGCAGCCGCACGAGCAGAACGTTCCGTTCCGCCTGGTAGTTGACAGCTTTGATCACAATGCGACGGCGGTCAGTGCTTGCTGTGGCCACCGCTTCGATAGAACCATCTACCCATTCTGTTGGGATCGTTGTCGATATCTTATCGAATAGAATCTGGCGGTCGGGAACATCATGGAAGGCTCCGGATGCGGAAGCGAGATACCGTTCTGCGTAGTGCTCGCGAAAAAGCTTTTCAACCACGTAGCTCCCGCCTGGAAACCAAGAAACGTGGTCATGGTAGATGGAAGAGGTCCACTTGGGATCGTCGGTCGTGTTCCGCATAAGAAGCGCAGGACAGGTCATAGTCAGATTGGGGCTGAGTTCTTCGTAGAGTATTAGGCTTCCGGCCGCATGAAGGCCAGCGCGCCAATCGTAAGTATGTTGAAGGCTCCACTCGAGAACTCCGATTTCAATATTTGGGTGCTTCGAAACACGCACGTAGTCCCGCAACTTAACAAGGTAATCGCGAATGCGTCGCAGACCAGTCTGGAAGTTCTCCGGTTCGTACTCGTAATTGTGACAGCCAAGGATGTCGAAATTATCTCCCGCGAGATCGATCACTTTCTCGCTCCAATCCATATCATTGGACCGTTTCTGTCCACATGCCACGATTCGCGCGTCAGGAGCAATTGCGCGCAGCCGACTGCCATAGACATTAACAATTTCCGCGTACTGCTCAGGAGTAAAGCCATTATTCATAGGCTCGTTGTCGATCTGAAAGAATCTCACACCGTAAGGATCAGGATGGCCGTTGGACATTCGCAGCTTTCCCCATTGGGTGGCTGGGGGATCATTGAGATAGTGAACCCAATCCATGGCGTACTCGATCTGCTCGGCTTTTATGCCTGGGCAAGCCAGTGTAATCAGGGGCTCGGCGTTGAGCTTTCTGCAGAGCCCCAGAAACTCATCTGTTCCGAATCCAAAGTAATCCGAGTACCCTCCCCAGTAGGTGTTGGGATGGTAACCGCGCGACGCATACCGACCGATACCTTCTTTCCACTTGTATGTGGAAGCAAAGGAACCTCCAGGCCAACGGATAAAAGACGGCTGGAGACCCCTGAGAGCCTGCAGCAAGTCGGGGCGCAACATGCCATCGTGCCGAACGTCTGCGCGCATCATTGAGACGAAATCGAGTAAGAGTGCGCCATGGCCCGATGCACTTAGCTCGATCAACGCCTGAGTATCTCTCACAGGGCTGGTGAACGAGTAGGGGATCTCTTGCCAATCTGAATCGACGAATATAAGCGGCATTGATGTGATCGTGGCCCCTGTGGAGCTAGTCACCCTAAGTGTCAATTGAGGAGCTCCCTTTTCGCGTTTGATCCAGATCGAGCCGTCATACTTGATTCCCGCTTCAAGAAAGAGACGACCTTGCCGGATGCTCGCGTGACCACCATCGACCTGCAGACGTACACTCTTCTTGCCGTTCTGAAAATCAATGTCTGCTAGTTCGACATGGCCGCGGTCCGAGAACTTCTCCCAGTATGTCTTGAAGTCTTCGCCCTCGAACCCTGCACCGCGAATCTGTTCGGCAAAGAGCCCATCCTCCACCGAATGGTTGATGTGTTCGAGAAACTGGCCATAAATTTTCCCATCGATCGAAACAGTCACTCTATCGGTATCAACGAGCAAGACGGCGATTTTGGATTTACCTCCAGAGGGAACAATGCTGGGAAGCAATGGGCTGGACGCAGCAGATAGTGGGCCTGCAGCAGTAGCTGCCAACGAGCTTACGAGAAAACGTCGCCGATTCATCCGGTAGAATCCAATCCGATCACGTGGTTTGCTGATGACAGGAGAGCTGATCGAAGGCTAAGCCGCGCTAATGGTCGCTGCAAACAGCCTTGAAGCAGAGGTTCCTGCTGAAGAACGGCAGCACGTGGTTTTGAAAGCGATCTGCGACTGCGCTCGTGTGAGTTCCCTCGTAGATCTCAAAACTGTTTTGTAAACCATATTGATCGAATAGTTCGTGGAGTTTGGCGGCATCGACCTTAAGGCCGTCCTTATCGCCGACGTCTATAGAGATGTCCTTATAACGTCGCAAATTGCCGATGTATTGATCGGCAAATGCCAGGGGAGCGTTGGCTGCCCACTTGGCAAGAATATCCGGCTGCGGCTCGCCATCTTTGACAGGAAGATCGAGATAAAGAGGCGGATTTTTGGGATTGGGCGACCATGCTGCTGCCGATGCCAGCTGCGCTCTGATGCTAAACGGAAGCGATGCAGAATCCGCCGGCGTCTTCATGCTCTGCACCGCTTTTTCGAGATCTGAAGCTGCAGGGCCGATCTTACGGGCCGATAGACAACACGGACTCATGATGTAGAGGCTGCCAAAGACATCGGGATGCTTCATGCCTATGCGTGTCGCACCATAGCCGCCCATGGAATGCCCGACAAGCCCCCTGCTCGCTCGATTCGGGATTGTCCTGTAGTGCGCGTCAATGTAGGCGACTACATCTTTTGCGATGAACTGTTCAAAATCGCCGGTTGTAATCGAACTGGAATACATCGAGCCGTTGTGGACTGTCTTTGAGTCAGGGAGGACGACAATCATCTCCTGTGCGCCCTTAGCAAACGCCCCCTCAATGGTCTGTGGTACATGAATCTCCTTGCTCCACTGCTCGGCCCCGATGGAGTAACCGTGTAAGGCATACACGACGGGATAG is a window of Edaphobacter sp. 12200R-103 DNA encoding:
- a CDS encoding alpha-L-arabinofuranosidase C-terminal domain-containing protein, translated to MAATAAGPLSAASSPLLPSIVPSGGKSKIAVLLVDTDRVTVSIDGKIYGQFLEHINHSVEDGLFAEQIRGAGFEGEDFKTYWEKFSDRGHVELADIDFQNGKKSVRLQVDGGHASIRQGRLFLEAGIKYDGSIWIKREKGAPQLTLRVTSSTGATITSMPLIFVDSDWQEIPYSFTSPVRDTQALIELSASGHGALLLDFVSMMRADVRHDGMLRPDLLQALRGLQPSFIRWPGGSFASTYKWKEGIGRYASRGYHPNTYWGGYSDYFGFGTDEFLGLCRKLNAEPLITLACPGIKAEQIEYAMDWVHYLNDPPATQWGKLRMSNGHPDPYGVRFFQIDNEPMNNGFTPEQYAEIVNVYGSRLRAIAPDARIVACGQKRSNDMDWSEKVIDLAGDNFDILGCHNYEYEPENFQTGLRRIRDYLVKLRDYVRVSKHPNIEIGVLEWSLQHTYDWRAGLHAAGSLILYEELSPNLTMTCPALLMRNTTDDPKWTSSIYHDHVSWFPGGSYVVEKLFREHYAERYLASASGAFHDVPDRQILFDKISTTIPTEWVDGSIEAVATASTDRRRIVIKAVNYQAERNVLLVRLQGAAVPDNAVMTLHTITAGLMDSASLDHPNAIMPVSRPLNYAKDFSVDLEPYTVAVIVVEGK
- a CDS encoding alpha/beta hydrolase family protein, with the translated sequence MKRLALMFLQWGLVGAFCMQAQVQTLVPAVVPGAKPAKVELITVHGVSLEGNLEGDAVDRPVIVYLPPSYATDKTRRYPVVYALHGYSIGAEQWSKEIHVPQTIEGAFAKGAQEMIVVLPDSKTVHNGSMYSSSITTGDFEQFIAKDVVAYIDAHYRTIPNRASRGLVGHSMGGYGATRIGMKHPDVFGSLYIMSPCCLSARKIGPAASDLEKAVQSMKTPADSASLPFSIRAQLASAAAWSPNPKNPPLYLDLPVKDGEPQPDILAKWAANAPLAFADQYIGNLRRYKDISIDVGDKDGLKVDAAKLHELFDQYGLQNSFEIYEGTHTSAVADRFQNHVLPFFSRNLCFKAVCSDH